The genomic DNA AGCGGCGCGCTCGCAGAACTTATTCACCGCGAGATTGCACCGCTTGAATGGCCTTTGGTATGCACACGTAGGAATGTGCCTCAGCTTGTCTTTACCGGCATTGTCGCGCCACGCCGGCTCTTGCCGAACCACCATTCGGTGAACAACTGGTGCATAAGAATCCGTTGTCGGATGAGCGAACCCTGATACACTCATCGCAGTTCATTGAAAGAACCGGGACGGAAGGCGGCGGACGAAAGAATGTCGCCGGAAGTTCCGAAGATAATCCCAGGCAACTGGGGAAAGAGCGGGTCAGGCTGGTTGGCCCGTTTCCTCGGAAGTGCTGGCCGCAAGGTCGGCGTGGACGAGGCAGGATTCACCAGTCCCTCTGGCGGCGTTCGCGCGTCGTCAGCGATGCGAACAGGGACTTGGCGGTTAGGGGCGATTAGAAACCGCGCCGAACCGGGTCAAGTAAGGCGGGTTGGTTTCGGACCCGCTTGAATCGCAGTCACCTAGAGGGTGTTTGGCTGCTACTGTGTGCCAGCACGGGGCAGGCGACTCTGGCGGTCTCCGTGAGGGGGCCAGCCCAACGAAAAACGCTGAAAGGCGTCACAAAGGGAGCGCACGCACCGGGAAGGTCACGGGGTCTTGGCAGGACTCGTGAAAACCTTCCGCAACGCCGGCGATGCTACAAACGGCACCGCTGGCCTGAGAGCGAAAAGGCAGCCTGAAAGTTAAGAGGCGAGACCCGTGGCACGGGGCAAACGCGCCGCCAAAAGCGGTGGCGGTCCCCGCGCTAAGTGGTCAAGACGCGGACAATGATTCGCAGACGTGTCTTGGCCTGGTTCGCAGGCCGGTGGCGCAACCATCAGCCCAAGCGAGCTGAAAAGCCTCACTTGAATTCGAGTGGCCACAAGGCGCTCGACGGCCCTGCTACGAGGCCGATGACTCCGCTTGCCGTGGAGAATAGCGTCGGGAAGCCGGCAGCCCCTGTGGCGCCTAATGTCGGCATGGGAAAGAGAGAGTGGCGAACTCCCATCCCCCACTTTGTCCCCGTCGGGCCGCAAGGTCCGGCGGGGACGATTGTTTTGACGGGCCTCCGTTCTGTGCTAGTTTCGCCCCGGTTCCGGAAGGGCGGAGAACCGCTCCGGCGCGAGCCGGGGAGGAAAGTCCGAACACCCCAGGGCGCGATGCCGCGTAACTCCGACTCTGTCGCGAGATACACGCGGGCGGCCCGCCGCGAGGCGTGCCGACGGACAGTGCCGCAGAAAATCAAACCGCCAGCGATTCCGGTCCGCCGGGAAGCGGGCAAGGGTGAAAAGGTGCGGTAAGAGCGCACCGCTCCAAGCGCAAGCGCGGAGGCACGGCAAACCCCATCGGGTGCAAGGCCAAATAGGGGACTGCGACGCGGCCCGCGTCGAGTCGCGCGAGAGTGCGGCCGGTCCCGGGTATTGGCCGCTCAGACAAATGGTTCTCTCCGCCGCGGCGCGAGTCTCGGCGCAGACAGAATTCGGCTTACAGCCCTTCCGGAGCCGTGACCGGCTTGCCATTGCGTGACGGAGCAGTTCGATCCCGCGCCCGCTCGCAACTTGCGGATTCAGCGACGGTTGGGCATCCTCGCCCCGATGAAACCCCAGTTCGAACTGCCCGGCGACCGTCGCACTCTACGTAACACTCAAACTCGCCGCCATTTCCTCCAACTCACTACCACCGCCGGCTTTGGAGTCGCGCTCGCACCGGCGCCCTTCGCCCGTGCCGCGCTTGCGCCGGAATCGCTGTTCAAGATCTCACTCGCACAGTGGTCGTTCAACAAGTCGCTCCGCGCGGGCAAGTTGAGAAACCTCGACTTCCCGCAGCTCGCCCGGCGCCACTTCGGCATCGAGGCGGTCGAGTTCGTCGACCAATTCTTTGCCGACAAGCCGCGCGACGTCGCCTATCTCAAGGACCTGCGCTCGCGCGCCGACGGCGAGGGCGTGACTTGCCACCTCATCATGCTCGACACCAACGGCCCGCTCGGCGCGTCGGACAAGGCGAAACGCGAGAAAGCCGTCGAAGCGACGTTCGGTTGGATTGACGCAGCCAAGACGCTTGGCTGCCGTTCCGTGCGCGTCAACGCCTACGGCGACGGCACGGCGGACGAGATCAAGGCCCGCGTGGCCGAGAGCTGCGCGCGGCTCGCGGACTTCGCGGCGCAGCGCAAGATGGACGTCGGGATCGAGAATCACGGCGGCAACTCCTCCGACCCGGTGTGGCTCACGAGCGTCATGCGCGAAGTGAACAAGCCGAACTTCGGCACGTTGCCGGACTTTGGCAACTTCCCGGCACAGGTGAACCGCTATGACGCTGTTGAGATGTTCATGCCGTGGGCCAAGGCCGTCAGCGCCAAGACGATGAAGTTCACGCCCGACGGCGCGTGCGAGGAGACAGATTATTACAAGATGATGCGCATCGTCCGCGACGGCGGATGGACGAGCTGGGTCGGCATCGAGACCGGCGCTGCGAACGCCGAGGGCGAGGCGCAGTCTGTGCGGCTCACGCGCGACCTGTTGCTCAAGGTGCGGGCGGCGCAGGCGCGCTGCGAGCCGCTCTTCAACGGCCGCGACCTCGACGGTTGGGAGCGCATCGAGGGCGGCGAGTGGGACGTGCAGGACGGCGTGCTCACGGGCCGCAACGGGCGTGGCTGGACGACCAATCCCGAAAAGTCCGGCTCGTGGCTCAGCACGAGGAAGCAATACGGCGACTTCCGGCTGGAGTTTCAGTTTACCGTCAACCAGCGGGGCAACAGCGGC from Verrucomicrobiota bacterium includes the following:
- a CDS encoding DUF1080 domain-containing protein, whose protein sequence is MKPQFELPGDRRTLRNTQTRRHFLQLTTTAGFGVALAPAPFARAALAPESLFKISLAQWSFNKSLRAGKLRNLDFPQLARRHFGIEAVEFVDQFFADKPRDVAYLKDLRSRADGEGVTCHLIMLDTNGPLGASDKAKREKAVEATFGWIDAAKTLGCRSVRVNAYGDGTADEIKARVAESCARLADFAAQRKMDVGIENHGGNSSDPVWLTSVMREVNKPNFGTLPDFGNFPAQVNRYDAVEMFMPWAKAVSAKTMKFTPDGACEETDYYKMMRIVRDGGWTSWVGIETGAANAEGEAQSVRLTRDLLLKVRAAQARCEPLFNGRDLDGWERIEGGEWDVQDGVLTGRNGRGWTTNPEKSGSWLSTRKQYGDFRLEFQFTVNQRGNSGVMFRSAREKNPSFTGYEMQIYDAPGRPPTKGGPGSLYDVVAPTKNVIRTAGQWNYATIFARGPKIVVELNGERIIETESARSLRGYIGLQAHDDRSVVKFKNVRLEEL